In Sphingobacterium sp. PCS056, the following proteins share a genomic window:
- a CDS encoding GNAT family N-acetyltransferase, translating into MNNIKYIFRQATEEDAFQIWKILEKAIKRRKDDGSTQWQDGYPNQSIVENDIKNSYGYVLVDEDIIIGYCAILINDEPEYSNIKGSWLTNGDFVVYHRVAISEKYLGQGLAQRILQHIEDFALKHNIYSVKVDTNFDNRGMLWILQKMCYHYCGEVTFRGSPRKAFEKILR; encoded by the coding sequence ATGAATAATATCAAATATATTTTTAGACAAGCTACAGAAGAAGATGCTTTTCAAATTTGGAAAATTTTAGAAAAAGCGATCAAGAGACGAAAAGACGATGGGAGTACACAATGGCAAGATGGCTATCCTAATCAATCCATTGTTGAAAATGATATTAAGAACAGTTATGGTTACGTGCTGGTTGATGAAGATATCATCATTGGTTATTGTGCTATTTTGATAAATGATGAACCAGAGTATTCGAACATAAAGGGATCTTGGTTGACTAATGGTGATTTTGTGGTTTACCACAGAGTTGCAATATCTGAAAAGTATCTTGGTCAAGGATTGGCTCAGAGAATTTTACAGCATATCGAAGATTTTGCGCTTAAACACAATATTTATAGTGTAAAGGTTGATACTAATTTTGATAATAGGGGTATGCTTTGGATATTGCAAAAAATGTGCTATCACTATTGTGGTGAAGTAACATTCAGAGGAAGTCCAAGAAAAGCTTTTGAGAAAATCTTAAGATAA
- a CDS encoding dihydrodipicolinate reductase C-terminal domain-containing protein, with protein MAAGNFSITAVLLQRFSETAAKYVDHFEIIDYASEKIIDAPSGTVAELAYRLSKVKKPTPDVLIDETIGNKATRGAAVNGIQVHAVRLPGHILGVETIFCMEDEKLSIKHEAGSGAAPYLNGIFIALDKIDTFKDLNPGLDTLMDF; from the coding sequence TTGGCCGCCGGTAATTTTTCGATAACAGCTGTACTGCTACAACGATTTTCAGAAACAGCTGCCAAATATGTAGATCACTTTGAAATAATTGATTATGCCTCAGAAAAAATAATAGATGCTCCAAGCGGAACAGTTGCCGAACTTGCCTATCGCCTATCGAAGGTAAAAAAACCAACTCCTGATGTACTTATAGATGAAACTATCGGTAATAAAGCAACTCGTGGTGCCGCTGTTAATGGGATTCAGGTACATGCCGTTCGTTTACCTGGGCATATACTTGGAGTCGAAACGATTTTCTGTATGGAAGATGAAAAACTGAGCATAAAACACGAAGCAGGAAGTGGTGCAGCTCCCTATCTTAATGGCATTTTTATAGCTTTGGATAAAATCGACACCTTTAAAGATCTCAACCCGGGCTTAGATACTTTAATGGATTTTTAA